A window of Micrococcus endophyticus contains these coding sequences:
- a CDS encoding LLM class flavin-dependent oxidoreductase, with translation MTEHRAPTDLPLSLLDLATVRDGASVAEAVAESVEQAQAAERAGFRRVWYAEHHNMPAIASSATSVLIAHVAAHTESIRLGSGGVMLPNHSPLVIAEQFGTLAELHPGRIDLGVGRAPGTDQRTLQALRRDPSAAERFPQDVLELQGYLTGRTRIPGIEAYPGKGTDVPLYILGSSAFGAQLAAQLGLGYAFASHFAPQMLEHAARLYREHFEPSEALAEPHFIAAANVIAADTREEADREWEAARRARIRMMLGRGRTLSDDEVEMLLHSPAGQQVLTMLECTAVGTGEETATWLRDFAAKVQADELIITTAAQDAGVRRRTLELLGEHVVRA, from the coding sequence GGCCACCGTCCGCGACGGCGCGAGCGTGGCCGAGGCCGTCGCCGAGTCCGTCGAGCAGGCGCAGGCGGCGGAGCGGGCCGGCTTCCGCCGGGTCTGGTACGCCGAGCACCACAACATGCCGGCCATCGCCTCCTCGGCCACGTCCGTGCTCATCGCGCATGTGGCGGCGCACACCGAGTCGATCCGGCTCGGGTCCGGCGGGGTCATGCTGCCCAACCACTCGCCGCTGGTCATCGCCGAGCAGTTCGGCACCCTGGCCGAGCTGCACCCCGGCCGCATCGACCTGGGCGTGGGCCGCGCCCCCGGCACGGACCAGCGCACCCTGCAGGCGCTGCGCCGAGACCCCTCGGCCGCCGAGCGCTTCCCGCAGGACGTCCTGGAGCTGCAGGGCTACCTGACGGGCCGCACGCGCATCCCCGGCATCGAGGCGTACCCGGGCAAGGGCACCGACGTGCCGCTCTACATCCTCGGCTCCTCCGCGTTCGGCGCCCAGCTGGCCGCCCAGCTGGGCCTGGGCTACGCGTTCGCCAGCCACTTCGCCCCGCAGATGCTCGAGCACGCGGCCCGCCTGTACCGCGAGCACTTCGAGCCCTCCGAGGCGCTGGCCGAGCCGCACTTCATCGCGGCGGCCAACGTGATCGCCGCGGACACGCGGGAGGAGGCCGACCGGGAGTGGGAGGCCGCCCGCCGCGCCCGGATCCGCATGATGCTCGGCCGGGGCCGCACGCTGAGCGACGACGAGGTGGAGATGCTGCTGCACTCCCCCGCCGGCCAGCAGGTGCTCACCATGCTCGAGTGCACCGCCGTGGGCACCGGCGAGGAGACCGCGACCTGGCTGCGGGACTTCGCCGCGAAGGTCCAGGCCGACGAGCTGATCATCACGACGGCGGCCCAGGACGCCGGCGTGCGTCGGCGCACCCTGGAGCTGCTCGGCGAGCACGTCGTCCGGGCCTGA
- the glnA gene encoding type I glutamate--ammonia ligase: MDRQQDYVLRTIEDRDVRFVRLWFTDVVGTLKSVALSPAEVENAFAEGLGFDGSSIDGYTRISESDMLLQPDPATFQILPWRGDSGQSSRMFCDVLTPDGRPAPADPRHVLRRVLEKASDMGFSCFMHPEIEFYLLTSDQPGPDGRPVPVDRAGYFDNVPGSDAADFRRDAVTLLESMGISVEFSHHENGPGQNEIDLRAADALTTADNVMTFRTVVKEVAAAQGTYATFMPKPFSEHPGSGMHTHISLFEGDSNAFYDPADEFRLSVTGRRFIAGLLRHSVEISAVTHQFVNSYKRLWGGGEAPSYVSWGHNNRSALVRVPLYKPDKAGSARIEYRGIDASANPYLAYALLLAAGLKGIEEGYELPESAAEDVSALTTHERRVLGHDPLPGTLHDALRAAEESEFVASVLGEHVFDALLRNKRQEWDDYRVEVTPYELRRYLSGL, translated from the coding sequence GTCGGGACGCTGAAGTCGGTGGCGCTGTCCCCGGCCGAGGTGGAGAACGCGTTCGCCGAGGGGCTGGGCTTCGACGGCTCCTCGATCGACGGCTACACCCGCATCTCCGAGTCGGACATGCTGCTGCAGCCGGACCCGGCCACCTTCCAGATCCTGCCCTGGCGCGGGGACAGCGGGCAGAGTTCGCGCATGTTCTGCGACGTCCTCACCCCGGACGGGCGCCCCGCCCCGGCCGACCCCCGCCACGTGCTGCGCCGCGTGCTGGAGAAGGCCTCGGACATGGGCTTCTCCTGCTTCATGCACCCGGAGATCGAGTTCTACCTGCTCACGAGCGACCAGCCCGGCCCCGACGGCCGGCCCGTGCCGGTGGACCGCGCCGGCTACTTCGACAACGTGCCCGGCTCCGACGCCGCCGACTTCCGCCGCGACGCCGTGACGCTGCTGGAGAGCATGGGCATCTCCGTGGAGTTCAGCCACCACGAGAACGGCCCGGGCCAGAACGAGATCGACCTGCGCGCCGCCGACGCGCTGACCACCGCGGACAACGTGATGACGTTCCGCACCGTGGTCAAGGAGGTGGCCGCAGCCCAGGGCACCTACGCCACCTTCATGCCCAAGCCGTTCTCCGAGCACCCCGGCTCGGGCATGCACACCCACATCTCCCTCTTCGAGGGCGACTCCAACGCCTTCTACGACCCCGCAGACGAGTTCCGGCTCTCCGTGACGGGCCGCCGGTTCATCGCCGGCCTGCTGCGCCACTCCGTGGAGATCAGCGCCGTCACCCACCAGTTCGTCAACTCCTACAAGCGCCTGTGGGGCGGCGGCGAGGCGCCCTCGTACGTCTCCTGGGGACACAACAACCGCTCCGCGCTCGTGCGCGTGCCCCTGTACAAGCCGGACAAGGCCGGCTCCGCCCGCATCGAGTACCGCGGCATCGACGCCTCGGCCAACCCGTACCTGGCCTACGCGCTGCTGCTGGCCGCCGGCCTGAAGGGCATCGAGGAGGGCTACGAGCTGCCCGAGTCCGCCGCCGAGGACGTCAGCGCGCTCACCACCCACGAGCGCCGGGTCCTCGGCCACGACCCGCTGCCCGGCACCCTGCACGACGCCCTGCGCGCCGCCGAGGAGTCCGAGTTCGTCGCCTCCGTGCTGGGCGAGCACGTCTTCGACGCCCTGCTGCGCAACAAGCGCCAGGAGTGGGACGACTACCGGGTGGAGGTCACGCCGTACGAGCTGCGGCGCTACCTCTCCGGCCTCTGA
- a CDS encoding bifunctional [glutamine synthetase] adenylyltransferase/[glutamine synthetase]-adenylyl-L-tyrosine phosphorylase, protein MSALPEAATADAPDRRALAQAGVADARRVQSLLASPEFEGADVAPLVERLGHAADPDRALLLWVRLAEREPRVHRALRDPETTARLLRLLGASEALGEFLIRRPEHLDLVLEPESAAATAPALAQPDPADGEEWADEPAALRRLLLEAVEADPDADRPRAGLTGTDAAVALRRAYRRQLAAIALRDLDSADPAAVMPSVGRWLADLAGAAVDAALAVSRATLAEREGPAVDRVDLAVIGMGKCGARELNYISDVDVVFVHELLDPGPDAAGEAGADGADGEASDAVDGTRAAVLAAELAAGIGRVIQAAAPEPGLWEVDANLRPEGKDGALSRTLDSHTEYYRRWAHGWEFQALLKARSIAGSADLGARYLERIWPRVWESSAREGFVDSVRAMRSRVLETIAPAERERQIKLGSGGLRDVEFTAQLLQLVHGRADESIRVRGTLDAVRALHEASYISTRDAAAFDEHYRWLRTLEHRIQLVHLRRTHLMPVKDEALRIVARSLRGSQETGPATGEDLQAAFTRVRRAVRGLHETVFYRPLLSTTAALSDDEVRLSAEAVRERLAALGYRDPKGALRHIEALTQGVSRRAAIQRQLLPAMLGWFAEGADPDGGLLAFRRLSESLGGTSWYLRMLRDSSDAARRLCLVLAASRFVGDLLEHSPEAVAWVGDDRELEPRGTVQLWRQADARLDRRIEAQEAPAAVRHVRQVRRSETLRVALADISGLLDLEAVTGALSDIDQITVVGALRVASRAVVGDADPLTDVLVVAMGRQGGREITYGSDLDALFVHRPRPGVDEGRAREQAEEVVRTLMSLLHRPATPPLPGERPLEVDADLRPEGRQGPLVRTLDSYREYYGRWAEVWERQALLRARPLAGDDDLATDFRRWADGVRYAGDLTTADAREIRRIKARVEAERLPRGADPSRHVKLGRGGLSDVEWLVQSLQLRHAGEVEDLRVTGTLPALRAIARHGLLPEAEVAVLEEAWLLASRIRAAVLLWTGKVGDVLPTNMRDLEAIARLSGVGTAGGELEERYLRVTRLARQVFEARFYGL, encoded by the coding sequence GTGTCCGCCCTGCCAGAGGCGGCGACCGCCGACGCCCCGGACCGCCGCGCCCTCGCGCAGGCGGGGGTCGCCGACGCCCGCCGCGTCCAGTCGCTGCTCGCCTCCCCGGAGTTCGAGGGGGCCGACGTCGCCCCCCTCGTGGAGCGGCTCGGCCACGCCGCCGACCCGGACCGCGCCCTGCTGCTCTGGGTGCGCCTCGCCGAGCGCGAGCCCCGCGTCCACCGCGCCCTGCGGGACCCGGAGACCACCGCGCGCCTGCTGCGCCTGCTCGGCGCCTCCGAGGCGCTCGGCGAGTTCCTCATCCGCCGTCCCGAGCACCTCGACCTCGTCCTCGAGCCCGAGTCCGCCGCCGCGACCGCCCCGGCGCTCGCCCAGCCGGACCCCGCGGACGGCGAGGAGTGGGCCGACGAGCCCGCGGCCCTGCGCCGCCTGCTCCTGGAGGCGGTGGAGGCCGACCCCGACGCCGACCGGCCCCGCGCCGGGCTGACCGGCACGGACGCCGCCGTCGCCCTGCGCCGCGCCTACCGACGCCAGCTCGCCGCGATCGCCCTGCGCGACCTCGACTCCGCGGATCCCGCCGCCGTCATGCCCTCCGTCGGCCGCTGGCTCGCCGACCTGGCCGGAGCCGCCGTGGACGCCGCGCTCGCGGTCTCGCGGGCCACGCTCGCCGAGCGCGAGGGCCCCGCGGTGGACCGCGTGGACCTGGCCGTGATCGGCATGGGCAAGTGCGGCGCCCGGGAGCTGAACTACATCTCCGACGTCGACGTGGTCTTCGTCCACGAGCTCCTCGACCCCGGCCCGGACGCCGCCGGGGAGGCCGGTGCGGACGGGGCCGACGGGGAGGCGTCCGACGCCGTCGACGGCACGCGCGCCGCGGTGCTGGCCGCCGAGCTCGCCGCCGGCATAGGCCGCGTCATCCAGGCCGCCGCCCCCGAGCCCGGCCTCTGGGAGGTGGACGCCAACCTGCGCCCCGAGGGCAAGGACGGCGCCCTCAGCCGCACCCTGGACTCCCACACCGAGTACTACCGCCGCTGGGCCCACGGCTGGGAGTTCCAGGCGCTGCTCAAGGCCCGCTCCATCGCCGGCTCCGCCGACCTGGGCGCCCGCTACCTCGAGCGGATCTGGCCCCGGGTCTGGGAGTCCTCGGCGCGCGAGGGCTTCGTGGACTCGGTGCGGGCCATGCGCTCGCGGGTGCTGGAGACCATCGCCCCGGCCGAGCGGGAGCGGCAGATCAAGCTCGGCTCCGGCGGGCTGCGGGACGTGGAGTTCACCGCGCAGCTGCTCCAGCTCGTGCACGGGCGCGCGGACGAGTCGATCCGCGTCCGCGGCACCCTGGACGCCGTGCGGGCGCTGCACGAGGCCTCCTACATCAGCACCCGGGACGCGGCCGCCTTCGACGAGCACTACCGGTGGCTGCGCACGCTCGAGCACCGCATCCAGCTCGTGCACCTGCGACGCACCCACCTGATGCCGGTCAAGGACGAGGCCCTCCGCATCGTCGCCCGCTCGCTGCGCGGCTCCCAGGAGACCGGGCCGGCCACCGGCGAGGACCTGCAGGCCGCGTTCACGCGGGTCCGCCGGGCCGTGCGGGGCCTGCACGAGACGGTGTTCTACCGGCCGCTGCTGTCCACCACCGCCGCCCTGTCCGACGACGAGGTGCGCCTGTCCGCCGAGGCGGTGCGCGAGCGCCTCGCGGCCCTGGGCTACCGCGACCCGAAGGGGGCGCTGCGGCACATCGAGGCGCTCACCCAGGGCGTCTCCCGCCGGGCCGCGATCCAGCGCCAGCTGCTGCCGGCCATGCTCGGCTGGTTCGCGGAGGGCGCGGACCCCGACGGCGGCCTGCTCGCCTTCCGCCGGCTGTCCGAGTCCCTGGGCGGCACGTCCTGGTACCTGCGGATGCTGCGCGACTCCTCCGACGCCGCCCGGCGGCTCTGCCTCGTGCTCGCCGCCTCGCGGTTCGTCGGGGACCTGCTGGAGCACTCGCCCGAGGCCGTGGCATGGGTGGGCGACGACCGCGAGCTCGAGCCGCGCGGCACCGTCCAGCTGTGGCGCCAGGCCGACGCCCGCCTGGACCGGCGCATTGAGGCGCAGGAGGCCCCGGCCGCCGTCCGCCACGTGCGGCAGGTGCGCCGCAGCGAGACCCTGCGCGTGGCCCTGGCGGACATCTCGGGGCTGCTGGACCTCGAGGCCGTCACCGGGGCCCTGTCGGACATCGACCAGATCACCGTGGTCGGCGCCCTGCGCGTGGCCTCGCGCGCCGTCGTCGGGGACGCCGACCCGCTCACCGACGTGCTCGTGGTGGCCATGGGCCGCCAGGGCGGCCGGGAGATCACCTACGGCTCGGACCTCGACGCCCTGTTCGTGCACCGGCCACGCCCCGGCGTCGACGAGGGGCGGGCGCGCGAGCAGGCCGAGGAGGTCGTGCGGACGCTGATGTCCCTGCTGCACCGCCCCGCGACCCCGCCGCTGCCCGGCGAGCGGCCGCTCGAGGTGGACGCCGACCTGCGCCCCGAGGGACGCCAGGGGCCGCTCGTGCGCACCCTGGACTCGTACCGGGAGTACTACGGGCGCTGGGCGGAGGTGTGGGAGCGCCAGGCGCTGCTGCGCGCCCGGCCCCTGGCCGGCGACGACGACCTCGCCACCGACTTCCGGCGGTGGGCCGACGGGGTCCGCTACGCCGGGGACCTGACCACCGCAGACGCGCGGGAGATCCGGCGCATCAAGGCCCGTGTGGAGGCCGAGCGCCTGCCCCGCGGCGCGGACCCCTCCCGGCACGTCAAGCTCGGCCGCGGCGGGCTCTCGGACGTGGAGTGGCTGGTGCAGTCCCTGCAGCTGCGCCACGCGGGCGAGGTCGAGGACCTGCGGGTCACCGGCACGCTGCCGGCCCTGCGGGCGATCGCCCGGCACGGGCTGCTGCCCGAGGCCGAGGTCGCCGTGCTGGAGGAGGCGTGGCTGCTGGCGAGCCGGATCCGCGCGGCCGTGCTGCTGTGGACCGGGAAGGTCGGGGACGTGCTGCCCACCAACATGCGCGACCTCGAGGCCATCGCCCGGCTCAGCGGCGTCGGGACCGCCGGAGGCGAGCTGGAGGAGCGCTACTTGCGCGTCACGCGGCTGGCACGGCAGGTGTTCGAGGCCCGCTTCTACGGGCTCTGA